The Symphalangus syndactylus isolate Jambi chromosome 23, NHGRI_mSymSyn1-v2.1_pri, whole genome shotgun sequence genome has a window encoding:
- the ELOVL2 gene encoding very long chain fatty acid elongase 2 isoform X5 produces the protein MEHLKAFDDEINAFLDNMFGPRGKFGAVWALGIRIQYRYAFFPLTAPIFSMGGQLQDSRVRGWFMLDSYLPTFFLTVIYLLSIWLGNKFMKNRPALSLRGILTLYNLGITLLSTYMLAELLLSTWEGGYNLQCQDLTSAGEADIRVAKVLWWYYFSKSVEFLDTIFFVLRKKTSQITFLHVYHHASMFNIWWCVLNWIPCGQSFFGPTLNSFIHILMYSYYGLSVFPSMHKYLWWKKYLTQAQLVCCPFV, from the exons gaGCATCTAAAGGCCTTTGATGATGAAATCAATGCTTTTTTGGACAATATGTTTGGACCGCGAG GCAAATTCGGAGCTGTGTGGGCTTTAGGAATTAGGATACAGTATCGATATGCCTTCTTTCCTCTGACTGCTCCGATCTTCTCCATGGGAGGACAGCTGCAAG ATTCTCGAGTCAGAGGGTGGTTCATGTTGGACTCTTACCTTCCTACCTTTTTTCTTACTGTCATATATTTGCTCTCAATATGGCTGGGTAACAAGTTTATGAAGAACAGACCTGCTCTTTCTCTCAGGGGTATCCTCACCTTGTATAATCTCGGAATCACACTTCTCTCCACATACATGCTGGCAGAG CTCCTTCTCTCCACTTGGGAAGGAGGCTACAACTTACAGTGTCAAGATCTTACCAGCGCGGGGGAAGCTGACATCCGG GTAGCCAAGGTGCTTTGGTGGTACTACTTCTCCAAATCAGTAGAGTTCCTGGACACGATTTTCTTCGTTTTGCGGAAAAAAACGAGTCAGATTACTTTTCTTCATGTATATCATCATGCTTCTATGTTTAACATCTGGTGGTGTGTCTTGAACTGGATACCTTGTGGACAAA GTTTCTTTGGACCAACACTGAACAGTTTTATCCACATTCTTATGTACTCCTACTATGGACTTTCTGTGTTTCCATCTATGCACAAGTATCTTTGGTGGAAGAAATATCTCACACAGGCCCAGCTGGTATGTTGTCCCTTCGTTTAG